A single Calidifontibacter indicus DNA region contains:
- a CDS encoding response regulator transcription factor: MLADDHPVVRSGLRALLDSLGGYEVVAEAASGDAAVAAVVEHRPDVVLLDVKMPGGDGIDATRRIRSAAPETAILILTMFDDRETVRAAMRAGALGYVLKGAEQSDIDRAIRAVAAGEAIFGAEVVQAVVDFSTSPSYTPFPDLTVREREVLDLMAAGHRNHAIAAQLFLSPKTVANHVSAIFTKLGVTDRSQAIVRARREGFGQP, from the coding sequence GTGCTCGCCGACGACCATCCTGTCGTGCGGAGCGGGCTGCGTGCCCTGCTCGACTCACTCGGCGGCTACGAGGTGGTGGCCGAGGCCGCGAGCGGAGACGCTGCGGTGGCGGCCGTGGTCGAGCATCGGCCTGACGTTGTGCTCCTTGACGTGAAGATGCCGGGCGGCGACGGCATCGATGCCACGCGCCGGATCAGAAGCGCCGCGCCCGAGACTGCGATCCTGATACTGACGATGTTCGATGACCGCGAGACGGTGCGGGCGGCGATGAGGGCAGGGGCGCTGGGCTACGTTCTCAAGGGCGCCGAGCAGAGCGACATCGACCGGGCGATCCGTGCCGTGGCGGCAGGTGAGGCGATCTTCGGCGCCGAGGTCGTGCAGGCCGTCGTGGACTTCTCCACCTCACCGTCGTACACCCCGTTCCCCGACCTCACGGTCCGTGAGCGCGAGGTTCTCGATCTGATGGCTGCCGGTCACCGCAACCACGCGATCGCCGCCCAGTTGTTCCTGTCGCCCAAGACGGTCGCCAACCATGTGTCGGCGATCTTCACCAAGCTTGGCGTCACCGACCGCTCGCAGGCGATCGTCCGCGCGCGACGTGAGGGCTTCGGACAGCCATGA